The Syngnathus acus chromosome 3, fSynAcu1.2, whole genome shotgun sequence genome includes a window with the following:
- the LOC119120870 gene encoding general transcription factor II-I repeat domain-containing protein 2-like, translated as MMPKRKVDSENRAFKNRWEVEYMFTDIAGKPVCLICGANVAVLKEFNLRRHYETKHLDNLKDLNAEQKIQKVEELKKKLTFQQTFFTRAKSQSEAAVKASFIVAEEIAKAGRPFTEGEFLKSCMVKVCDIICPDKKQMLANVSLSRNMVADRVCEMATDLRTQLSKRSKDFIAYSLAVDESTDMTDIAELAIFIRGVDSDLRVTEEILDIKPMHGTTTGKDIFENVCQSVTDMKLPWEKLIGLTTDGAPAMCGEKSGLVGRMREKMQEENCTGELTTYHCIIHQEALCGKVLKMDHVMSTVTQTVNFIRRRGLNHRQFQSFMRSIDSEFADIPYHTEVRWLSRGRVLNRVFELSNEICQFMDSKGKDSTVLRDEKWKCELAFLADITAHLNALNLQLQGRDRMITDMYDAVKAFQVKLILWETQMLQCNLSHFPCCQVMLNQVGTTVFPNTHFAVKLSALRTEFARRFGDFEEQKKNFELFRNPFAVDVESAPVQIQMELIELQCNGTLKSKYDTAGPTEFIHSIPAAMSQLRLHVARTLCLFGSTYLCEKLFSVMKTNKTAHRSRLTDEHLQSILRVSTTRDLTPNINQLVAKKRCQSSGSNKMA; from the coding sequence ATGATGCCGAAGAGAAAAGTTGATTCTGAAAACAGAGCCTTTAAAAACCGATGGGAGGTTGAGTATATGTTTACTGACATTGCCGGTAAGCCCGTTTGTCTCATTTGTGGCGCTAATGTGGCTGTATTGAAAGAGTTTAATCTAAGACGGCattatgaaacaaaacatctgGATAACCTGAAAGACCTGAATGCAGAGCAGAAGATACAGAAGGTAGAAGAGTTAAAGAAGAAGCTGACATTCCAGCAGACGTTTTTCACCCGTGCAAAATCACAAAGTGAAGCTGCTGTGAAAGCGAGTTTCATCGTGGCAGAGGAGATCGCCAAAGCAGGCCGGCCATTCACAGAGGGAGAATTTCTGAAGAGCTGCATGGTCAAGGTGTGCGACATCATTTGTCCAGACAAAAAGCAGATGCTGGCAAATGTAAGCCTGAGTAGAAATATGGTTGCTGATCGAGTTTGTGAGATGGCCACTGATTTAAGAACACAGTTGAGTAAAAGAAGCAAAGACTTTATTGCATACTCTCTTGCTGTGGATGAAAGTACTGACATGACTGACATTGCAGAGCTAGCCATCTTCATCCGTGGGGTGGACTCCGATTTGCGTGTTACTGAGGAAATATTGGACATTAAACCGATGCACGGGACAACGACCGGAaaggacatttttgaaaacgtATGTCAAAGTGTAACCGACATGAAACTGCCCTGGGAGAAACTTATTGGTCTTACAACTGATGGAGCACCGGCTATGTGCGGTGAGAAAAGTGGACTAGTAGGAAGGATGCGAGAAAAGATGCAGGAGGAGAACTGTACTGGTGAGTTAACAACATACCACTGCATCATACACCAGGAAGCACTGTGTGGCAAAGTCCTGAAGATGGACCATGTAATGAGCACTGTAACGCAAACCGTAAACTTTATCCGAAGGAGAGGTTTAAATCACCGGCAATTTCAGTCCTTTATGCGGAGTATAGATTCAGAGTTTGCCGACATTCCTTATCATACAGAGGTGCGTTGGCTAAGTCGGGGGAGAGTTCTCAACAGAGTTTTTGAGCTCAGCAACGAAATCTGTCAGTTCATGGACAGTAAAGGCAAAGACTCCACCGTTTTACGGgatgaaaagtggaaatgtGAGTTGGCGTTTCTAGCTGACATAACCGCACATCTCAATGCCTTAAACCTCCAGCTCCAGGGACGTGACCGCATGATCACTGACATGTATGACGCAGTGAAGGCATTTCAAGTGAAGCTGATTTTATGGGAGACACAAATGCTTCAGTGCAACTTGTCCCACTTTCCCTGTTGCCAAGTAATGCTGAACCAAGTCGGCACAACGGTGTTCCCAAATACGCACTTTGCTGTTAAACTGAGCGCACTGCGCACGGAGTTCGCACGGCGCTTTGGTGATTTTGAGgaacaaaagaagaatttcGAGTTGTTTCGCAACCCATTTGCCGTCGACGTGGAATCTGCACCTGTTCAGATTCAGATGGAGCTGATTGAGCTGCAGTGTAATGGGACGCTAAAGTCAAAGTACGACACTGCAGGGCCCACAGAGTTTATTCACTCCATTCCCGCAGCAATGTCCCAACTCCGTCTACATGTGGCTCGAACCTTGTGCTTGTTTGGTAGCACATATCTGTGTGAGAAGCTGTTCTCAGTgatgaagacaaacaaaacagcacacaGGAGTCGTCTCACTGATGAGCACCTTCAGTCCATCCTGAGAGTCTCCACAACACGGGACCTCACACCAAACATAAACCAACTTGTTGCCAAAAAAAGATGCCAATCATCCGGCTCAAATAAAATGGCATAA